One Rhodococcus sp. P1Y DNA window includes the following coding sequences:
- the uraH gene encoding hydroxyisourate hydrolase, with protein sequence MPERSLVSTHVLDAANGAPAQGVSVTLGPDAGAEIASGITDVQGRIGDLGPPALPAGRYRLKFDTGRYFAGKGVETFYPAVEIVFEVVADASHYHVPLLLSPFAFTTYRGS encoded by the coding sequence ATGCCTGAACGTAGCCTGGTGAGCACGCACGTCCTCGACGCCGCGAACGGCGCTCCTGCCCAGGGAGTTTCGGTGACACTCGGACCCGATGCAGGGGCCGAGATCGCGTCGGGTATCACCGACGTGCAGGGCCGCATCGGAGATCTCGGTCCGCCCGCGTTGCCTGCCGGCCGCTACCGGCTGAAGTTCGACACCGGTCGCTACTTCGCCGGTAAGGGCGTCGAAACATTCTATCCCGCAGTCGAAATCGTATTCGAGGTCGTCGCCGACGCTTCGCACTACCACGTACCACTTCTTCTCAGCCCATTTGCCTTCACCACCTATCGAGGGAGCTAG
- a CDS encoding hydroxypyruvate isomerase family protein has product MQHYSYTVNCSILFADTPLLERPRLAKEAGFDAVEFWWPFDTATPADADVDAFVSAIRDAGVQLTGLNFAAGDMPAGDRGILSDPSQVQAFRDNIDITIGIGETLGTKGFNALYGNRIDGVDPIEQDRVAIENLAAAGTAAARIGAVVLVEPVSGAPAYPIKRAAGAVATIRRVAREHDVHNLRLLADLYHLSVNGDTVSAVIDEHIDLIGHVQIADSPGRGEPGTGTLDIEGYLAQLADGGYDGYISLEYKPTRPDTFSWLADHSAGSTPGRT; this is encoded by the coding sequence ATGCAGCATTATTCGTACACCGTCAACTGCTCTATTCTGTTCGCCGATACACCGCTCCTCGAACGCCCTCGGCTAGCCAAGGAAGCCGGATTCGACGCAGTCGAGTTCTGGTGGCCCTTCGATACAGCCACCCCCGCCGACGCCGATGTCGATGCCTTCGTTTCGGCCATCCGCGATGCAGGCGTGCAACTGACCGGGCTCAACTTCGCAGCAGGCGACATGCCCGCAGGTGACCGAGGAATTCTGTCCGATCCCAGCCAGGTGCAGGCGTTTCGGGACAACATCGACATCACAATCGGAATCGGAGAAACGTTGGGCACCAAAGGCTTCAACGCTCTCTACGGTAACCGGATCGACGGTGTCGACCCGATCGAGCAGGACCGCGTCGCGATCGAGAACCTCGCTGCAGCCGGTACCGCCGCCGCGAGAATCGGCGCAGTCGTCCTCGTCGAACCGGTGAGCGGCGCCCCGGCGTACCCCATCAAGCGTGCCGCAGGTGCAGTAGCCACCATCAGAAGGGTTGCCCGCGAGCACGACGTCCACAACCTACGCTTGCTCGCCGATCTCTATCACCTCTCCGTCAACGGAGACACGGTGTCGGCAGTGATCGACGAGCACATCGATCTCATCGGCCACGTACAGATCGCCGACTCCCCCGGCCGCGGCGAACCCGGTACCGGAACCCTCGACATCGAGGGCTACCTCGCCCAGCTCGCCGACGGCGGATACGACGGTTACATCAGCCTCGAGTACAAGCCCACCCGCCCGGACACCTTCTCCTGGCTGGCCGATCATTCCGCAGGCTCCACTCCCGGCCGCACCTAG
- a CDS encoding SDR family oxidoreductase gives MPTLSNKVVFITGAARGIGAETARALAARGSKLVLVDVDEAPLAELGLELGDAAVTVVADVRDLDAVQAAVDAGIARFGGIDLVLANAGISSYGSVLQVDPATFARVLDINILGVFHTVRAALPSLIERKGYVLIVSSLAAFAACPGLAAYNASKAGVEQFANALRLEVAYQGVGVGSAHMAWIDTPLVQDAKADLGAFREMLDVMPGPFGQTMTVDKCVDAFVDGLEGRKRKVYVPKWVGFAGRFRSIVNSAVGDRALLKHVPRLLPKMDAEVAALGRSTSKRNT, from the coding sequence ATGCCCACACTCTCGAACAAGGTCGTATTCATCACCGGCGCGGCGCGAGGAATCGGCGCGGAAACCGCACGCGCACTCGCGGCTCGGGGAAGCAAGTTGGTGCTGGTCGACGTCGACGAGGCGCCGCTGGCCGAGCTCGGTCTGGAGCTCGGTGACGCAGCGGTGACCGTCGTCGCCGATGTTCGTGACCTCGACGCCGTGCAGGCCGCCGTCGACGCGGGTATTGCCCGGTTCGGGGGTATCGACCTCGTGCTGGCCAACGCGGGCATTTCGAGCTACGGATCCGTGCTCCAGGTCGACCCGGCGACATTTGCTCGGGTGCTCGACATCAACATTCTCGGCGTGTTCCACACGGTCCGCGCCGCACTGCCTTCCCTGATCGAACGCAAGGGATACGTTCTCATCGTGTCCTCGCTGGCGGCCTTTGCCGCGTGTCCAGGGCTTGCCGCGTACAACGCCAGCAAGGCAGGCGTCGAACAGTTCGCGAATGCGCTCCGTTTGGAAGTCGCCTACCAGGGGGTCGGTGTCGGATCAGCGCACATGGCCTGGATCGACACCCCGCTGGTGCAGGATGCGAAGGCCGATCTCGGCGCATTCCGAGAGATGCTCGACGTCATGCCGGGACCGTTCGGGCAGACCATGACCGTCGACAAGTGTGTCGACGCCTTCGTCGACGGTCTCGAAGGCCGCAAACGCAAGGTGTACGTTCCGAAGTGGGTGGGGTTTGCAGGCCGATTCAGGTCGATTGTGAACTCGGCGGTCGGTGACCGGGCTCTGCTCAAGCACGTCCCGCGGTTGCTCCCGAAGATGGACGCAGAAGTAGCAGCGCTCGGCCGCTCGACGAGCAAGCGCAACACCTAA
- a CDS encoding IclR family transcriptional regulator, whose product MAAGGGVQSVERAFELLDIMAASGGSIGISELAEAADLPMPTVHRLVGTLVTLGYVRRLATRRYALGTKLIGLGESATKLIGGWAKPYLSELVRQTHETSNMALLEDDMAVYVAQVPSEHAMRMFNEVGQRVLPHSTGVGKALLSQLDDESVRALVGRTGLAPRTINTLTTLDTLLADLEVIRARGYAIDDGEQEVGVRCFAVPVIGAPTLTAMSIAGPTARVTLESAEQFVPLLRSAAERLAKDLEPK is encoded by the coding sequence GTGGCAGCAGGCGGCGGTGTGCAGTCGGTCGAGCGAGCATTCGAATTGCTCGACATCATGGCCGCATCGGGTGGGTCGATCGGGATCAGCGAGCTTGCGGAAGCGGCCGACCTGCCGATGCCGACTGTGCACCGACTCGTCGGGACGCTGGTGACGCTCGGTTACGTACGTAGGCTTGCGACGCGTCGCTACGCATTGGGAACCAAGCTCATCGGGCTCGGGGAGAGTGCCACGAAACTGATCGGCGGTTGGGCGAAACCTTATCTCTCCGAACTGGTTCGACAGACCCACGAGACGTCCAATATGGCCTTACTCGAGGACGACATGGCAGTTTACGTCGCGCAGGTGCCGTCCGAGCACGCCATGCGGATGTTCAACGAGGTTGGCCAGCGCGTGCTTCCTCACTCCACCGGCGTGGGCAAGGCCTTGCTCTCCCAGCTCGACGACGAGTCGGTGCGTGCGCTGGTGGGGCGAACCGGTTTGGCGCCCAGGACAATCAACACCCTTACCACCCTCGACACCCTTCTCGCCGATCTCGAGGTGATTCGAGCCCGCGGGTACGCCATCGACGACGGTGAACAGGAAGTCGGCGTTCGATGCTTCGCGGTGCCCGTCATCGGGGCTCCGACCTTGACGGCGATGTCGATCGCGGGACCCACCGCACGTGTCACCCTCGAATCGGCCGAGCAGTTCGTTCCGCTTCTGCGTTCTGCTGCGGAGCGGCTGGCAAAGGATCTGGAGCCGAAGTAG
- a CDS encoding nucleobase:cation symporter-2 family protein: MKLTKRTGTQHDHDPARPEDERLSIGRSYIYGLQHILTMYGGVIAPPLIVGGAAGLTGTQIAVLVSAALFVSGAATLLQTLGLPYVGAKLPLVQGISFASVSTMVAIASGPGGLNSVFGAIIAAGAIGILITPFFSKIVRFFPPVVTGTIITVIGISLLPVAVRWAMGGDQKAADWGSMSNIGLAGFSLGVVLLVSRLVQGTLSRLSILIGIVVGTVFALVIGKADFGGVGDGSIFALPEPFAFGTPVFQIGAIISMVVVILVIMTETTADILAVGEIVGTEVDAKRVGDGLRADMIATTVAPVFGTFPASAFAQNVGLVAVTGIKSRYVVAAGGSVLLFLGLFPVLGRVVASVPLPVLGGAGIVLFGSVAASGIRTLSKVNFDGNLNLVIVAVAIGFGVIPIAVPGFYAAFPEWVHVVLDSGISAASIVAVLLNIFFNVFTRGQRSAPSVVSAAPPVGTAHHSGR; the protein is encoded by the coding sequence ATGAAGCTGACGAAACGCACTGGCACGCAGCATGACCACGACCCTGCTCGTCCCGAGGACGAGCGATTGTCGATCGGTAGGTCGTACATCTACGGATTGCAGCACATCCTGACGATGTACGGCGGCGTGATCGCACCTCCTTTGATCGTCGGTGGTGCGGCGGGCCTGACCGGAACGCAGATCGCCGTGTTGGTCTCTGCGGCCCTGTTCGTCAGCGGTGCCGCGACTCTCCTGCAGACGCTCGGGCTACCGTATGTCGGCGCAAAACTGCCACTGGTACAGGGAATTTCGTTCGCATCGGTGTCGACTATGGTCGCGATCGCCAGCGGGCCCGGCGGGTTGAACTCGGTGTTCGGAGCCATCATCGCGGCCGGTGCAATCGGAATTTTGATCACGCCGTTCTTCAGCAAGATCGTTCGCTTCTTCCCGCCCGTCGTCACGGGAACCATCATCACCGTCATCGGAATCTCGCTTCTTCCCGTCGCGGTGCGCTGGGCGATGGGTGGCGATCAGAAAGCCGCAGACTGGGGTTCGATGTCCAACATCGGTCTCGCCGGCTTCAGTCTGGGTGTCGTGCTCCTGGTGAGTCGCCTCGTGCAGGGGACGTTGTCGCGTCTGTCGATCCTGATCGGCATCGTGGTGGGTACGGTGTTTGCGCTGGTGATCGGTAAGGCAGATTTCGGAGGCGTCGGCGACGGCAGCATCTTCGCACTCCCGGAACCGTTCGCATTCGGTACTCCTGTATTCCAGATCGGCGCAATCATCTCCATGGTCGTGGTCATCCTCGTCATCATGACCGAGACGACCGCCGACATCCTCGCGGTCGGCGAGATCGTCGGCACCGAGGTGGACGCGAAGCGAGTCGGCGACGGACTCCGCGCCGACATGATCGCGACGACGGTAGCGCCCGTGTTCGGGACGTTTCCGGCCAGCGCATTCGCGCAGAATGTCGGACTCGTCGCTGTCACCGGCATCAAGAGCCGGTACGTCGTCGCGGCCGGTGGTTCCGTGCTGCTGTTCCTAGGCTTGTTTCCAGTGCTGGGCAGGGTCGTGGCGTCGGTGCCGCTCCCCGTCCTCGGCGGAGCGGGGATCGTGCTGTTCGGGTCGGTGGCCGCCAGCGGCATCAGAACCCTGTCGAAGGTGAACTTCGACGGCAATCTGAATCTGGTGATCGTCGCTGTCGCAATCGGATTCGGTGTCATACCCATCGCAGTTCCCGGGTTCTACGCCGCATTCCCCGAATGGGTCCATGTAGTACTCGATTCGGGGATCAGCGCTGCCAGCATCGTCGCGGTGCTTCTGAACATCTTCTTCAACGTGTTCACCCGGGGGCAAAGAAGCGCACCGTCGGTGGTGTCGGCGGCCCCGCCAGTGGGCACCGCGCATCATTCAGGCCGATAA
- a CDS encoding 2-hydroxy-3-oxopropionate reductase, translating to MSTIAFIGLGIMGSPMSVHLATAGHQVVGYNLTPDRTGPLVEAGGIAADSIAKAVADADIVAIMVPDSPDVQDVLSGEDGVFANARRGALIIDFSSIRPDVTATLADEAAARGFRLIDAPVSGGQAGAENASLSIMVGGSSEDFTEAKPVLDVVGKTVVHVGPNGSGQTVKAANQLIVAGNIQVLAEAIAFLEAYGVDLAAAVEVLGGGLAGSSVLKQKAQKMLDRDFEPGFRIDLHHKDLGIVTSAAREAGVVVPMGAVLAQLMASARANGDGGLDHSALYRGVARLSGNRETSKVN from the coding sequence ATGAGCACCATCGCTTTCATCGGACTCGGAATCATGGGGAGCCCCATGTCCGTTCACCTCGCGACCGCAGGCCATCAGGTGGTCGGTTACAACCTCACACCCGACCGCACCGGGCCTCTCGTCGAAGCCGGAGGTATCGCCGCCGACTCGATCGCCAAAGCGGTAGCCGACGCCGACATCGTCGCGATCATGGTCCCCGATTCACCGGATGTGCAGGACGTTCTGAGCGGCGAGGACGGGGTATTCGCGAACGCTCGACGCGGCGCGCTGATCATCGACTTCTCGAGCATCCGGCCCGATGTCACCGCCACACTGGCCGACGAGGCTGCCGCACGAGGGTTTCGGCTGATCGATGCCCCGGTCTCGGGCGGTCAGGCCGGCGCCGAGAATGCGTCGCTGTCCATCATGGTCGGTGGCAGCTCCGAGGATTTCACCGAAGCCAAGCCTGTCCTCGATGTCGTGGGAAAGACCGTAGTCCATGTGGGCCCGAACGGATCGGGGCAGACCGTCAAGGCTGCCAACCAACTCATCGTTGCAGGCAACATCCAGGTCCTGGCCGAAGCCATCGCATTCCTCGAGGCCTACGGAGTCGATCTGGCTGCGGCGGTCGAGGTTCTCGGCGGTGGACTGGCCGGATCGTCCGTGCTGAAGCAGAAGGCGCAGAAGATGCTCGACCGTGATTTCGAGCCCGGATTTCGAATCGACCTGCACCACAAGGACCTCGGCATCGTCACCTCCGCTGCCCGAGAAGCAGGGGTAGTCGTTCCCATGGGCGCAGTCCTGGCACAGCTGATGGCGTCCGCCCGCGCCAACGGCGATGGTGGCCTCGATCATTCGGCTCTCTACCGCGGTGTTGCACGGCTCTCCGGCAACCGCGAAACAAGCAAGGTGAACTGA
- a CDS encoding flavin-containing monooxygenase, with protein sequence MTTTSPSESTSSTEVDSVDFLIVGAGLSGIGAAHHLQAKLPNKSYAILEGRGAIGGTWDLFRYPGIRSDSDMYTLGYNFRPWTGDKSIADGESIRDYIEDTAREGGIDRHIRFHHKVVSAEWSTATSKWTVTSVRSDTGASVVIEASFLMCCSGYYDYDSGFTPEFVGIETYGGEVVHPQKWPEKLDYAGKRVVVIGSGATAITLAPNLARDASHVTLLQRSPSYIMSLPSKDNIALALRKYLPARAAYGVTRFKNAVTAIGMYVISQKYPNFMKKQIRKLQEGWLPDGYDLDTHFTPKYNPWDQRLCLVPDNDLFRSIRKDEVEIVTDHIERFTETGIALTSGRHLDADVVVTATGLNLVAFGNVEMSVDGKKVDLTETMAYKGMMLTDVPNFAFVVGYTNASWTLKADLVSDYIARLLQKMDSDGFREVRLKRDPSVGEEPFLDFAAGYVLRAVDSFPKQGSIAPWRLRMNYFRDLPALRYGKLIDENMTLK encoded by the coding sequence ATGACCACGACATCCCCCTCGGAATCGACTTCTTCGACCGAAGTCGATTCGGTCGACTTCCTGATCGTCGGCGCTGGACTTTCCGGCATCGGTGCTGCGCATCACCTGCAGGCCAAGCTACCGAACAAGAGCTACGCCATTCTCGAAGGCCGCGGCGCCATCGGTGGAACGTGGGATCTGTTCCGTTATCCGGGAATCCGATCCGACTCCGATATGTACACCCTCGGATACAACTTCAGGCCGTGGACCGGCGACAAGTCCATCGCCGACGGTGAATCCATCCGGGACTACATCGAGGACACTGCCCGCGAGGGCGGGATCGACCGCCACATCAGATTCCACCACAAGGTTGTCTCCGCGGAGTGGTCGACGGCGACGTCGAAGTGGACCGTCACGTCGGTGCGGTCGGACACGGGCGCCAGCGTCGTCATCGAGGCTTCGTTCTTGATGTGTTGCAGTGGCTACTACGACTACGACAGCGGATTCACGCCGGAGTTCGTAGGGATCGAGACCTACGGTGGAGAGGTCGTGCACCCGCAGAAGTGGCCCGAGAAGCTCGACTACGCGGGCAAGAGGGTCGTGGTCATCGGTAGCGGTGCCACCGCAATCACATTGGCGCCCAATCTTGCTCGTGATGCCTCGCACGTCACTTTGCTGCAGCGATCGCCCAGCTACATCATGTCCCTGCCGTCGAAGGACAACATCGCCCTCGCGCTCCGGAAGTACCTGCCGGCGCGAGCTGCGTACGGAGTCACGCGATTCAAGAATGCTGTCACCGCGATCGGCATGTACGTGATCAGTCAGAAGTACCCGAACTTCATGAAAAAGCAGATCCGAAAGTTGCAGGAGGGGTGGCTTCCCGACGGATACGACCTCGACACCCACTTCACGCCGAAGTACAACCCGTGGGATCAGCGTCTGTGCCTCGTCCCGGACAACGACCTTTTTCGTTCCATCCGTAAGGACGAGGTCGAGATCGTGACCGACCACATCGAGCGCTTCACCGAGACCGGTATCGCGCTGACGTCGGGTCGGCACCTCGACGCGGACGTAGTCGTCACGGCTACGGGGCTCAATCTCGTCGCGTTCGGCAACGTCGAGATGAGCGTCGACGGCAAGAAGGTCGATCTCACCGAGACCATGGCGTACAAGGGCATGATGCTGACCGACGTCCCGAACTTTGCGTTCGTCGTCGGATACACCAATGCATCGTGGACTTTGAAAGCCGATCTCGTGTCCGACTACATCGCCCGGCTGCTCCAGAAGATGGACAGCGACGGTTTCCGCGAGGTCCGGTTGAAGCGCGACCCGTCGGTGGGGGAGGAGCCGTTCCTCGACTTCGCGGCCGGCTACGTCCTGCGGGCGGTCGACTCGTTCCCCAAGCAAGGTTCGATTGCGCCGTGGCGACTGCGGATGAATTACTTCCGCGACCTGCCCGCGCTGCGCTACGGGAAGCTCATCGACGAGAACATGACCTTGAAGTGA
- the pucL gene encoding factor-independent urate hydroxylase — MSIVLGANQYGKAECRLVRIDRDTARHRITDVSVTSQLRGDLEAAHTEGDNGHVVATDTQKNTVYAFARDGIGAIEDFALRLGSHFTSSFDWIDGGRWEIEQYNWSRIPSGTDGYDHSFVKGSDEKRNTIVTVDGDTTTVISGITDLVVLNSTASEFWGYPKDRYTTLKETTDRILATSVSARWRYLANDLDFDKIYDDVRTIMLDAFASTHSLALQQSLFQMGTKVLEAHPEIGEIKFSMPNIHHFLVDLEPFGLDNPGEVFYVADRPYGLIEATVRRDDAPDAGRAWDTVAGFC; from the coding sequence ATGAGCATCGTGCTCGGAGCCAACCAGTACGGCAAAGCCGAATGCAGACTCGTCCGGATCGACCGTGACACCGCTCGACACCGCATTACCGACGTCAGTGTCACATCGCAGTTGCGCGGCGATCTGGAAGCCGCGCACACCGAAGGCGACAACGGCCATGTCGTCGCCACGGACACGCAGAAGAACACCGTCTACGCCTTCGCACGGGACGGAATCGGCGCCATCGAGGACTTCGCTCTCAGGCTCGGTAGCCATTTCACCAGCAGTTTCGACTGGATCGACGGGGGACGCTGGGAGATCGAGCAGTACAACTGGTCGCGCATACCGTCGGGCACCGACGGCTACGACCATTCGTTCGTCAAGGGAAGTGACGAAAAGCGCAACACGATCGTCACCGTCGACGGTGACACCACCACCGTCATCAGTGGCATAACCGATCTCGTAGTGCTGAACTCGACCGCATCGGAATTTTGGGGTTATCCGAAAGATCGGTACACGACTCTCAAAGAGACAACCGACCGAATTCTTGCAACCTCGGTAAGCGCGCGGTGGCGGTATCTTGCGAACGACCTCGATTTCGACAAGATCTACGACGATGTCCGCACGATCATGCTCGACGCCTTTGCGTCGACTCACTCGCTGGCATTGCAGCAGAGCCTGTTTCAGATGGGAACCAAGGTGCTCGAAGCACATCCGGAAATCGGTGAGATCAAGTTCTCGATGCCCAACATTCACCACTTCCTCGTAGATCTGGAACCCTTCGGGCTCGACAACCCGGGGGAGGTGTTCTACGTCGCCGATCGGCCGTACGGCCTGATCGAGGCAACAGTCCGACGCGACGATGCCCCGGACGCCGGTCGCGCCTGGGACACCGTAGCCGGATTCTGCTAG
- the uraD gene encoding 2-oxo-4-hydroxy-4-carboxy-5-ureidoimidazoline decarboxylase gives MESMFRNTESLISGVCSRLNAASERDGRTALRLALDVPRWVDDMLGLRPFANDEAALRAIFTAADPLTLAEIDGALDKHPRIGDRPSGDDAHSEQARGEQSGVDLTQDEVAHRLRAGNIAYEQRFGRVFLIRAAGRDASEILAALDERIGNDAESELRVVERELREIAALRLDRVLSNA, from the coding sequence ATGGAATCCATGTTTCGCAATACGGAATCGTTGATCTCCGGTGTGTGCAGTCGTCTCAACGCAGCATCGGAACGAGACGGGCGGACTGCGCTTCGATTAGCTCTCGACGTTCCCCGATGGGTGGACGACATGCTCGGTCTACGGCCTTTCGCGAACGACGAGGCGGCTCTCAGGGCTATATTCACGGCAGCAGACCCGCTCACGCTCGCAGAGATCGACGGAGCATTGGACAAGCACCCTCGTATCGGCGACCGTCCGAGCGGTGACGATGCCCATTCCGAGCAGGCGCGGGGAGAACAGTCGGGCGTCGACCTGACCCAGGACGAGGTGGCCCACCGGCTGCGCGCGGGCAACATCGCATACGAGCAGCGGTTCGGTCGAGTGTTCCTGATTCGCGCTGCCGGACGTGATGCATCGGAGATCCTCGCTGCGCTCGACGAACGCATCGGAAACGATGCCGAGTCGGAGCTGCGCGTCGTCGAGCGCGAGCTGCGCGAGATCGCCGCACTCAGACTCGATCGGGTTCTTTCGAATGCCTGA
- a CDS encoding allophanate hydrolase-related protein, whose product MTELFCNGGAMRGGSLHHNVSAHPFVGTVRTTPSYRFFSVRDEFPALVLDHKAGAAIEGELYDIPLDDIRTAFLPDEPPELELTVVALDDGRSVLGVGLRPGVLEAQPEELIDITYTGSWRRYRGLPTP is encoded by the coding sequence ATGACAGAGCTGTTCTGCAACGGCGGCGCCATGCGGGGCGGGAGCCTGCACCACAATGTGTCTGCGCATCCCTTCGTCGGCACTGTGCGCACGACGCCCAGCTATCGGTTCTTTTCGGTCCGAGACGAGTTCCCTGCGCTCGTGCTCGACCACAAGGCAGGCGCAGCCATCGAAGGTGAGCTCTACGACATCCCTCTCGACGACATCAGGACCGCGTTCCTTCCCGACGAACCACCCGAGCTGGAGCTCACCGTCGTGGCCTTGGACGACGGTCGCTCGGTCCTAGGAGTGGGCCTGCGGCCTGGTGTACTCGAAGCGCAACCCGAAGAACTGATCGATATCACCTATACCGGTAGTTGGCGTCGCTATCGCGGACTTCCGACACCCTGA
- the gcl gene encoding glyoxylate carboligase, translated as MAKMRAADAAVKILELEGATTAFGLPGAAINPFYAAMRDHGGIRHVLARHVEGASHMAEGFTRAAAGNIGICIGTSGPAGTDMITGLYSAMADSIPILAITGQAPVARLHKEDFQAVDIASIAAPVTKMAMTVLEPAQVPGAFAQAFHLMRSGRPGPVLIDLPIDVQLAEIDFDPDTYQSLPVHKPLCSRAQAEKAIDMLLASERPLIVAGGGIINADASDLLVELAELLDVPVIPTLMGWGTIPDDHRLAAGMVGLQTAHRYGNATLLASDFVLGIGNRWANRHTGGLDTYRKGRTFIHVDIEPTQIGRVFAPDYGIISDAKAALEQFVAVARERKTAGQLKDLTSWVSDCASRKRTMHRRTHFDNVPIKPQRVYEEMNKVFGRDTRYISTIGLSQIAGGQFLHVFSPRNWINCGQAGPLGWTIPAALGAVAADPTADVVALSGDYDFQFMIEELAVGAQFNLPYVHVVVNNSYLGLIRQAQRAFDMDFCVQLGFDNINHHEDLDNQPGIPKGYGVDHVQVAEGLGCKALRVTEPALIGEALTRARTLASEHKVPVVVEIVLERVTNISMGTEIDNVGEFEELAETSADAPTALLLLD; from the coding sequence ATGGCCAAGATGCGCGCAGCCGACGCTGCCGTCAAGATCCTCGAACTCGAAGGCGCTACCACGGCATTCGGACTCCCGGGTGCTGCGATCAACCCGTTCTACGCCGCAATGCGTGATCACGGCGGTATTCGCCACGTCCTGGCTCGCCACGTCGAAGGCGCCTCGCACATGGCCGAAGGATTCACTCGGGCTGCCGCAGGCAACATCGGCATCTGCATCGGCACTTCGGGTCCGGCCGGTACCGACATGATCACCGGACTGTATTCCGCTATGGCCGATTCGATTCCGATTCTCGCCATCACCGGCCAGGCGCCCGTCGCACGCCTGCACAAAGAGGACTTCCAGGCCGTCGACATTGCCTCCATCGCCGCACCGGTGACGAAGATGGCGATGACCGTCCTCGAACCGGCGCAGGTCCCCGGGGCATTCGCTCAGGCGTTCCACCTCATGCGCTCCGGACGTCCCGGACCGGTGCTCATCGATCTGCCCATCGACGTGCAGCTCGCCGAGATCGACTTCGACCCCGACACGTACCAGTCGCTTCCCGTACACAAGCCGCTGTGTTCGCGTGCACAGGCCGAGAAGGCCATCGACATGCTGCTCGCGTCGGAACGGCCATTGATCGTGGCAGGCGGGGGCATCATCAACGCCGATGCCTCGGACCTACTCGTCGAGCTGGCGGAGCTTCTCGACGTGCCCGTCATCCCGACGCTCATGGGCTGGGGCACTATCCCCGACGACCACCGGCTGGCTGCAGGAATGGTCGGCCTCCAGACTGCGCACCGATACGGAAACGCGACGCTGCTCGCATCGGACTTCGTCCTCGGCATCGGAAACCGCTGGGCCAACCGCCACACGGGTGGACTCGATACCTACCGCAAGGGCCGCACGTTCATCCATGTCGACATCGAGCCGACGCAGATCGGTCGCGTCTTCGCACCCGATTACGGCATCATCTCCGACGCCAAAGCCGCACTCGAGCAATTCGTCGCGGTCGCCCGCGAGCGCAAGACCGCAGGACAGCTCAAAGACTTGACGAGCTGGGTGTCCGACTGCGCCTCCCGCAAGCGCACCATGCACCGCCGCACTCATTTCGACAACGTCCCGATCAAACCGCAGCGCGTGTACGAGGAGATGAACAAGGTCTTCGGCCGCGACACCCGCTACATCAGCACCATCGGCCTCTCCCAGATCGCAGGCGGTCAATTCCTCCACGTGTTCTCACCGCGAAACTGGATCAACTGCGGGCAGGCCGGGCCGTTGGGCTGGACCATTCCCGCCGCTCTCGGTGCTGTTGCTGCGGATCCCACTGCTGATGTCGTTGCGCTGTCCGGGGACTACGACTTCCAGTTCATGATCGAGGAACTTGCAGTCGGCGCGCAGTTCAACCTGCCGTACGTGCATGTGGTGGTCAACAATTCCTATCTCGGACTGATTCGCCAGGCGCAGCGAGCATTCGACATGGACTTCTGCGTGCAGCTCGGTTTCGACAACATCAATCACCACGAGGACCTGGACAACCAACCCGGGATCCCCAAGGGATACGGCGTCGACCACGTGCAAGTGGCAGAGGGGTTGGGCTGCAAAGCACTCAGGGTCACCGAGCCCGCGTTGATCGGCGAGGCCCTGACCCGAGCACGGACACTGGCGTCCGAGCACAAGGTCCCGGTCGTCGTCGAGATCGTTCTCGAACGTGTCACCAACATTTCGATGGGCACCGAGATCGACAACGTCGGTGAGTTCGAGGAACTCGCCGAGACGTCCGCCGACGCGCCGACCGCCCTGCTGTTACTGGACTAG